In one Streptomyces sp. T12 genomic region, the following are encoded:
- a CDS encoding VWA domain-containing protein, whose protein sequence is MRARLLAPALAALALLSACTSQKAADDPDPNAPQPGTLRVLASSELSDMAPVLDRIADDTGIKVRPTYMGTLDAVELLAEGKADGQYDALWLSSNDYLRLRPDASKKVMSETPVMSSPVAIGVRNTALGRLGWKPESVTWARIEQAVQDGDLTYGMTDPARSNSGFATLVSVASALSGAQSALTDADVGKATPRLKEFFRGQKLTSGSSGWLATAYQRRGNVDALLNYESVLKGIPGLTVIRPTDGVVTADYPLSSLASTSAATREDVRRLTEALRTEDVQRLITERTHRRPVVASVPPASGLDTSRRRELPFPGSRSVADGLLDSYENELRRPSRTVYVLDTSGSMEGDRLAQLKRALADLTGDFREREEVTLMPFGSDVKSVRTHVVEPARPKSGLDAIREDTAALTAEGDTAIYTSLEKAYEHLGAGGSQDTFTSVVLMTDGENTTGVEAADFDAFYAALDRDRRETPVFPILFGDSDRSELEHIAELTGGRLFDAQEGSLDGAFEEIRGYQ, encoded by the coding sequence ATGAGAGCACGACTCCTCGCTCCCGCGCTCGCCGCACTGGCCCTGCTGTCGGCCTGCACCTCGCAGAAGGCCGCCGACGACCCGGACCCGAACGCCCCGCAGCCCGGCACCCTCCGCGTCCTCGCCTCCAGCGAGCTCAGCGACATGGCCCCGGTGCTCGATCGGATCGCCGACGACACCGGCATCAAGGTGCGGCCCACCTACATGGGCACCCTCGACGCCGTGGAACTGCTGGCGGAGGGCAAGGCGGACGGGCAGTACGACGCCCTGTGGCTGTCCTCCAACGACTACCTGCGCCTGCGGCCCGACGCGTCGAAGAAGGTCATGTCGGAGACGCCGGTCATGTCGAGCCCGGTGGCCATCGGGGTCAGGAACACGGCACTCGGCAGGCTCGGCTGGAAGCCGGAGAGTGTCACCTGGGCGCGGATCGAGCAGGCCGTCCAGGACGGGGATCTGACGTACGGCATGACCGACCCGGCCCGCTCCAATTCCGGCTTCGCCACCCTCGTCTCCGTCGCCTCGGCCCTCTCGGGCGCCCAGTCCGCGCTCACCGACGCGGACGTCGGCAAGGCCACGCCCCGGCTGAAGGAGTTCTTCCGGGGTCAGAAGCTGACGTCGGGGTCGTCGGGCTGGCTGGCGACGGCGTACCAGCGGCGTGGGAACGTCGACGCCCTGCTCAACTACGAGTCCGTCCTCAAGGGCATCCCCGGCCTGACGGTGATCCGCCCCACCGACGGTGTCGTCACCGCCGACTACCCGCTCTCCTCCCTCGCGTCGACGAGCGCCGCGACCCGCGAGGACGTCCGCCGGCTCACCGAGGCCCTGCGCACCGAGGACGTCCAGCGGCTGATCACCGAGCGCACCCATCGCCGCCCGGTCGTCGCCTCCGTCCCGCCCGCGTCCGGCCTCGACACCAGCAGGCGGCGCGAACTGCCCTTCCCGGGCAGCCGTTCCGTCGCCGACGGCCTCCTCGACTCGTACGAGAACGAGCTGCGCCGCCCGTCCAGGACGGTCTACGTCCTGGACACCTCGGGCTCGATGGAGGGCGACCGCCTGGCACAGCTGAAGCGGGCGCTCGCCGACCTCACCGGCGACTTCCGCGAGCGCGAGGAGGTCACGCTGATGCCCTTCGGGTCGGACGTGAAGAGCGTGCGCACGCATGTCGTGGAGCCGGCCCGCCCGAAGAGCGGGCTCGACGCCATCCGCGAGGACACCGCCGCGCTCACCGCCGAGGGTGACACCGCGATCTACACCTCCCTGGAGAAGGCGTACGAGCATCTGGGCGCCGGAGGGTCCCAGGACACGTTCACATCGGTCGTGCTGATGACCGACGGCGAGAACACCACCGGCGTCGAGGCGGCGGACTTCGACGCCTTCTACGCCGCGCTGGACCGCGACCGGCGGGAGACGCCCGTCTTCCCCATCCTCTTCGGCGACTCCGACCGGTCCGAGCTGGAGCACATCGCCGAGCTGACCGGCGGCCGCCTCTTCGACGCCCAGGAGGGCTCGCTGGACGGCGCCTTCGAGGAGATCCGTGGCTACCAATAG
- a CDS encoding pyridoxal phosphate-dependent aminotransferase, whose amino-acid sequence MQVIQSTKLANVCYEIRGPVLEEAMRLESAGHRILKLNTGNPAAFGFECPPEILEDILRNVSSSHGYGDAKGLLAARRAVVMHNQTLGIETDVEHVFIGNGASELIVMAMQGLLDDGDEVLVPAPDYPLWTAAVSLSGGTAVHYRCDEQSDWMPDLADVERKVTDRTKAIVIINPNNPTGAVYDEAMIRGLTDIARRHNLLVCSDEIYDKILYDGATHTPTAAVAPDLLTLTFNGMSKAYRVAGYRVGWMSISGPRAHADSYIEGLTILANMRLCANMPGQHGVVAALSGRQTINDLVLPGGRLKEQVDVAYELLTQIPGVTCVRPKGALYLFPRLDPKVFKIKDDRQMVLDLLRREKIMVVQGSGFNWPESDHFRIVTLPTVADLRDAVGRIARFLDGYSQP is encoded by the coding sequence ATGCAGGTGATCCAGTCGACCAAGCTCGCCAACGTCTGTTACGAGATCCGGGGCCCCGTGCTCGAGGAGGCGATGCGGCTCGAGTCGGCAGGGCATCGGATCCTCAAGCTGAACACCGGAAACCCGGCCGCGTTCGGCTTCGAGTGTCCGCCCGAGATCCTGGAGGACATCCTCCGCAACGTGTCGTCGTCGCACGGCTACGGCGACGCGAAAGGCCTGCTGGCCGCACGCCGGGCCGTCGTCATGCACAACCAGACCCTCGGCATCGAGACCGACGTCGAGCACGTCTTCATCGGCAACGGCGCCTCCGAGCTGATCGTCATGGCGATGCAGGGGCTGCTCGACGACGGGGACGAAGTACTCGTCCCGGCTCCCGACTATCCCCTGTGGACCGCCGCCGTGTCCCTGTCCGGCGGCACCGCCGTCCACTACCGGTGCGACGAGCAGTCCGACTGGATGCCCGACCTCGCCGACGTCGAGCGCAAGGTCACCGACCGCACCAAGGCCATCGTCATCATCAACCCCAACAACCCGACGGGGGCCGTGTACGACGAGGCCATGATCCGCGGGCTGACGGACATCGCCCGGCGGCACAACCTCCTCGTCTGCTCCGACGAGATCTACGACAAGATCCTGTACGACGGCGCCACGCACACCCCGACCGCCGCCGTCGCGCCCGACCTGCTCACCCTCACCTTCAACGGCATGTCGAAGGCGTACCGGGTCGCCGGCTACCGGGTGGGATGGATGTCGATCTCGGGCCCCCGCGCCCACGCCGACTCCTACATCGAGGGCCTCACCATCCTCGCGAACATGCGGCTGTGCGCGAACATGCCCGGTCAGCACGGGGTCGTGGCCGCCCTCAGCGGACGGCAGACCATCAATGACCTGGTGCTGCCCGGGGGGCGGCTGAAGGAGCAGGTGGATGTCGCGTACGAGCTGCTGACGCAGATCCCCGGGGTGACGTGCGTGCGGCCGAAGGGCGCGCTGTATCTGTTCCCGCGCCTCGACCCCAAGGTCTTCAAGATCAAGGACGACCGGCAGATGGTCCTTGACCTGCTGCGACGCGAGAAGATCATGGTCGTCCAGGGCAGCGGCTTCAACTGGCCCGAGTCGGACCACTTCCGGATCGTGACCCTGCCGACGGTCGCGGATCTGCGGGACGCGGTGGGGCGGATCGCTCGGTTCCTCGACGGGTACAGCCAGCCCTGA
- a CDS encoding substrate-binding domain-containing protein — protein MRRIAGIVLAVLLIGGVVAAVVAGRSDEDNGTATKTVRGVIGSEKAEFFADPDVVQALAAKGYTVKAEASGSWAMEGLDLKGYDFAFPSSQAPADELAKKYGARQPLPRPFYSPLVVVAHRNAAEVLAGNGLATLDQRGRGTLDMAAYLDAAERDRTWQQLKGAEKYGELSGTLFISSTDPESSNSGALYLAAASYVANGGRVVASEADLDRTAPLLKKLVTVQGAQQAGSDAVFRDFVSGAGNPLVLVYESQVASLLADGQKPGDLVVLYPDTTVNSDHTVVPLTDDGKALAELLSTDPTLRKLALRHGFRPQGAAAEFASATTYLKQELTGVRQAPVPTSAVLHEMARRARG, from the coding sequence GTGAGACGTATCGCAGGGATCGTCCTCGCGGTTCTGCTGATCGGTGGCGTGGTGGCCGCCGTCGTCGCGGGTCGCAGTGATGAGGACAACGGCACGGCAACGAAGACCGTGCGGGGAGTGATCGGATCGGAGAAGGCGGAGTTCTTCGCCGATCCCGACGTGGTGCAGGCCCTCGCCGCCAAGGGCTACACCGTGAAGGCCGAGGCCTCCGGGTCCTGGGCCATGGAGGGGCTGGACCTCAAGGGCTACGACTTCGCCTTCCCGTCCAGTCAGGCGCCCGCCGACGAACTGGCCAAGAAGTACGGCGCACGGCAGCCCCTGCCGCGCCCCTTCTACTCGCCGCTCGTCGTCGTGGCCCACCGCAATGCCGCCGAGGTACTCGCGGGCAACGGGCTCGCCACCCTCGATCAGCGCGGCCGCGGCACGCTCGACATGGCCGCCTACCTGGACGCCGCCGAGCGCGACCGCACCTGGCAGCAGCTCAAGGGTGCCGAGAAGTACGGGGAGTTGAGCGGAACGCTCTTCATCTCCAGCACCGACCCGGAGTCCTCCAACTCCGGCGCCCTCTACCTCGCCGCCGCCTCCTACGTGGCGAACGGCGGCCGGGTCGTCGCGAGCGAGGCCGACCTCGACCGCACCGCGCCCCTGCTGAAGAAGCTGGTCACCGTCCAGGGCGCCCAGCAGGCCGGCTCGGACGCGGTTTTCCGGGACTTCGTCAGCGGAGCGGGCAACCCGCTGGTCCTGGTCTACGAGTCGCAGGTCGCCTCACTGCTGGCGGACGGACAGAAGCCCGGCGACCTGGTCGTGCTCTACCCGGACACCACGGTCAACAGCGACCACACCGTCGTACCGCTCACCGACGACGGCAAGGCCCTCGCCGAGCTCCTCTCCACCGACCCCACGTTGCGCAAGCTGGCCCTTCGGCACGGGTTCCGGCCGCAGGGCGCCGCCGCCGAGTTCGCCTCGGCCACCACCTACCTCAAGCAGGAACTGACCGGCGTCCGGCAGGCGCCCGTGCCCACCTCCGCGGTGCTGCACGAGATGGCGCGCCGGGCCCGCGGATGA
- a CDS encoding serine protease: MRKPLGAALLALAIAGAGAAPAVAAPVETAGSFGKSVDTGSVTSVVNDTVASTADTLGQVLNRDSKVQAVNFAGTVSLSGCSGSVVRFSDSEDNDPALVMTNGHCLETGMPGPGQVVVDRASSRTFGLLNSSGSRVGTLRASKIAYGTMTDTDVAFYQLTTTYAQIKSSYSINALTVADTHPVAGTAITVASGYWKRLYNCNIDGFAYRLKEGDWTFKDSVRYTSACNTIGGTSGSPVIDQATNKVVAVNNTGNEDGERCTLNNPCEVDESGNVTVRQGINYAQEIYQIPACFGVDNKLDLSASGCVLPKP, translated from the coding sequence ATGAGAAAACCTCTCGGCGCCGCCCTCCTCGCCCTGGCGATAGCCGGGGCCGGCGCCGCACCCGCGGTAGCAGCTCCCGTGGAGACAGCCGGGTCGTTCGGCAAGAGCGTGGACACGGGCTCGGTCACGTCGGTGGTCAATGACACCGTCGCCTCCACCGCGGACACCCTGGGCCAGGTCCTGAACCGGGACTCAAAGGTCCAGGCCGTCAACTTCGCGGGCACCGTCTCGCTCAGCGGCTGTTCCGGCTCCGTCGTCCGCTTCTCGGACTCGGAGGACAACGACCCGGCGCTGGTGATGACCAACGGCCACTGTCTGGAGACCGGCATGCCGGGCCCCGGTCAGGTCGTGGTCGACCGGGCCTCCAGCCGTACGTTCGGTCTGCTCAATTCCTCGGGCAGTCGGGTCGGCACCCTGCGTGCCAGCAAGATCGCCTACGGGACGATGACCGACACGGACGTCGCCTTCTATCAACTCACCACCACGTACGCGCAGATCAAGAGCTCGTACAGCATCAACGCGCTCACCGTGGCCGACACCCACCCGGTCGCGGGCACCGCCATCACCGTCGCCTCCGGCTACTGGAAGCGGCTGTACAACTGCAACATCGACGGGTTCGCGTACCGCCTCAAGGAAGGCGACTGGACCTTCAAGGACTCGGTCCGCTACACCTCCGCCTGCAACACCATCGGCGGGACGTCCGGCTCTCCCGTCATCGACCAGGCCACCAACAAGGTCGTCGCCGTCAACAACACCGGCAACGAGGACGGCGAGCGCTGCACGCTCAACAACCCGTGCGAGGTCGACGAGAGCGGCAACGTCACGGTCCGTCAGGGCATCAATTACGCCCAGGAGATCTACCAGATCCCCGCCTGCTTCGGCGTCGACAACAAGCTCGACCTGAGTGCGAGCGGGTGCGTGCTGCCCAAGCCGTAG
- a CDS encoding toxic anion resistance protein produces the protein MTGETSVNNDDTFTLTPPEAVAPVPREKAGGLVPVDDAVRTDMAKKASAYVEGLAALDARSPEFAGKVGEITALGAGEMRTAAAQSNRMLERTVRSLPDRGGDAQSQVAGSLVELRRVVEDLDPRDLPAAKGRKFLSRLPGGNKLRDHVAKYASAQGTLDKIVGSLRGGQDELRRDNAALQTERVRLWETMGKLQEYVVLTQALDSAVEQHIAGVDASDPQQADSLRADVLFPVRQKHQDLLTQLAVCAQGYLAMDVVRRNNEELIKGVDRAATTTVSALRISVMLASALDNQKKVIEQVNALRGTTEDLIRGNAEMLASQSGEIQRIAADPAVGAETLRSAFQQIYRTLDAIDTYKVQATEVMATTVENLTAELQHASTYLERSRTQGALEGGLG, from the coding sequence ATGACGGGGGAAACATCTGTGAACAACGACGACACCTTCACGCTCACCCCGCCCGAGGCCGTAGCGCCCGTACCGCGGGAGAAGGCGGGCGGGCTCGTCCCGGTCGACGACGCCGTCCGTACCGACATGGCCAAGAAGGCCTCCGCCTATGTCGAGGGGCTCGCGGCGCTCGACGCCCGCTCCCCCGAGTTCGCCGGCAAGGTCGGCGAGATCACCGCCCTCGGCGCCGGTGAGATGCGCACCGCCGCCGCCCAGTCCAACCGCATGCTGGAGCGGACCGTCAGAAGCCTGCCGGACCGGGGAGGGGACGCCCAGTCGCAGGTCGCGGGCTCGCTCGTGGAGCTGCGCAGGGTGGTGGAGGACCTGGATCCACGGGATCTGCCCGCCGCCAAGGGCCGCAAGTTCCTCTCCCGGCTCCCTGGCGGCAACAAGCTGCGCGACCACGTCGCCAAGTACGCCTCCGCGCAGGGGACCCTGGACAAGATCGTGGGGTCTCTGCGGGGCGGTCAGGACGAGCTGCGGCGGGACAACGCCGCGCTGCAGACGGAGCGGGTGCGCCTGTGGGAGACCATGGGCAAGCTCCAGGAGTACGTCGTCCTGACTCAGGCCCTGGACAGCGCCGTCGAGCAGCACATCGCCGGGGTCGACGCGAGCGACCCGCAGCAGGCGGACTCCCTCCGGGCCGACGTGCTCTTCCCGGTCCGGCAGAAGCACCAGGACCTGCTCACCCAGCTCGCGGTGTGCGCGCAGGGCTACCTCGCCATGGACGTCGTACGGCGCAACAACGAGGAGCTGATCAAGGGCGTCGACCGGGCGGCCACGACCACCGTCTCGGCGCTGCGGATCTCCGTGATGCTGGCGTCCGCGCTCGACAACCAGAAGAAGGTCATCGAGCAGGTCAACGCCCTGCGCGGGACGACCGAGGACCTGATCCGGGGGAACGCCGAGATGCTGGCGAGCCAGAGCGGGGAGATCCAGCGCATCGCCGCCGACCCGGCCGTCGGCGCCGAGACCCTGCGCTCGGCCTTCCAGCAGATCTACCGCACGCTCGACGCCATCGACACCTACAAGGTCCAGGCGACCGAGGTGATGGCGACGACGGTGGAGAACCTCACCGCGGAACTGCAGCACGCGAGCACCTACCTGGAGCGCAGCCGCACGCAGGGCGCGCTGGAGGGTGGGCTCGGATGA